From the genome of Pelobacter propionicus DSM 2379, one region includes:
- a CDS encoding LysE family translocator — MTASTLLYFLGVSMALTIAPGPDNIFVMAQGITRGRKQAIVTALGMCSGVSVHTTAAAFGISALFYSSVLAFNIVKYAGAAYLLYLACMTMKERSSVRLAADDDRPLSALFKRGFIMNVLNPKVALFFLAFLPQFVSPAAGSVPLQMLLLGLIFMLQAVVIFCVIGYFSGGIGGYLLARPRIARSFDWLTAGVFASLGIRLALAER, encoded by the coding sequence ATGACCGCATCAACCCTGCTCTACTTCCTGGGGGTCTCCATGGCCCTGACCATCGCCCCCGGGCCGGACAACATCTTCGTCATGGCCCAGGGGATCACCCGCGGCAGGAAGCAGGCCATCGTCACAGCCCTGGGGATGTGCAGCGGCGTCAGCGTGCACACCACGGCGGCGGCCTTCGGCATCTCGGCCCTGTTCTACTCCTCGGTGCTGGCCTTCAACATCGTCAAGTACGCCGGCGCGGCCTACCTGCTCTACCTGGCCTGCATGACCATGAAAGAGCGTTCCTCGGTGCGCCTGGCCGCCGACGACGACCGCCCCCTGTCAGCCCTGTTCAAGCGCGGCTTCATCATGAACGTGCTCAACCCCAAGGTGGCCCTGTTCTTCCTGGCCTTCCTGCCCCAGTTCGTCTCCCCCGCCGCCGGCTCCGTGCCGCTGCAGATGCTGCTTCTGGGACTGATCTTCATGCTGCAGGCAGTAGTCATCTTCTGCGTCATCGGCTATTTCTCCGGCGGCATCGGCGGCTATCTCCTGGCCAGGCCGAGGATCGCCCGCTCCTTCGACTGGCTGACCGCCGGCGTCTTCGCCTCCCTGGGGATCAGGCTGGCCCTGGCGGAACGTTGA
- a CDS encoding Os1348 family NHLP clan protein, translated as MSQKAVESFLGRVITDKKFRQLARVSPEYACSNAGLELSSLEKVSLQAIDLSLLDSMSDAIDMAIQRH; from the coding sequence ATGTCACAGAAAGCCGTTGAAAGTTTCCTGGGTAGGGTCATTACCGACAAGAAGTTCCGGCAACTGGCCAGGGTATCACCCGAGTATGCCTGCTCCAACGCCGGTCTGGAGCTGAGCTCGCTGGAGAAAGTCAGCCTGCAGGCCATTGACCTGTCGCTTCTGGACAGCATGTCCGATGCCATCGACATGGCCATACAGCGTCACTGA